The following proteins come from a genomic window of Malus domestica chromosome 02, GDT2T_hap1:
- the LOC114820875 gene encoding protein DWD HYPERSENSITIVE TO UV-B 1-like isoform X1, whose product MNVSSLKARYLDSCQKHEVQPNSAILSWFSQAKIQSSNNEKCSIVISLDQLRDADILPLTNLLMSSDSADIDAVDIFLESNSDLGKENVKTLINAVNLKLRVIDLQDLALGNDFLWDLLQGCLACQVFNLRSINIQKLNMVGSFLQLHTLRLDFCTSLASLQKDCFSGMPNLMRLSMCETTIANLMATTGALSKLPSLVELRFQSCLCCKDTGACSNLQGQHNLQSEVQEKDEFLVSVCKLDLKNPAITLKYITHCRSPICFEKYYREYMISMLPGLEVLDNLPIGKTERELAMTTAEKYYEYLPYKRHHKESVVSVLHKREMGTNVIHYQRPFKPKQLHPYRNGQNFFLRSLCAAKIGSSMWPLLHPLSKFSHSFKTENKKLRPRQFEYHPSNPSLMVFGSLDGEVVVLNHENEKIVGYIPSVGRAMSSVLGLCWLNKNPSKLVAGSDNGSLKLFDINYMSREVSGSFCSSSAATFDDFEQLTSLHVNSTDDQLLASSYSKGLALYDLASGKRLQLFTNIHQEPINVSKFSHHSPYVFATSSFDHDVKMWDLRQNPMRPCYTASSSRGNVMVCFSPDDLYLLVSAVDNEVKQLLAADGRVHMNFEIAATGSSHNYTRSYYMNGRDYIISGSCDENIVRICCAQTGKRLRDVHLEDTESGNSIFVQSLRGDPFRHFHMSILATSTRPSSKWEIIKVNLLRSSCYSEEYSSGQCFHPSCCLGG is encoded by the exons ATGAATGTTTCCAGCTTAAAAGCTCG GTACCTTGACTCTTGCCAAAAACACGAGGTGCAACCCAATTCAGCAATTCTATCATGGTTTTCTCAG GCCAAAATTCAGAGTTCGAACAACGAAAAGTGTAGCATAGTGATTTCGTTAGACCAGCTAAGGGATGCCGATATTTTGCCTCTAACCAACCTACTTATGTCAAGTGACTCGGCTGACATTGATGCCGTTGACATATTTCTGGAATCCAATAGTGACTTGGGCAAAGAAAATGTTAAGACCTTGATAAATGCAGTCAATCTAAAGCTTCGAGTCATCGATCTCCAGGATTTGGCATTGGGGAATGATTTTCTGTG GGATCTCTTACAAGGTTGCTTGGCTTGCCAAGTCTTCAACTTGAGGTCTATTAATATCCAGAAACTCAACATGGTTGGAAGCTTTTTGCAGCTGCATACGCTCCGTCTGGACTTTTGTACTTCACTTGCTAGTTTGCAGAAGGACTGTTTTTCTGGCATGCCTAATTTGATGCGTCTCTCAATGTGCGAGACAACAATTGCTAATCTCATGGCAAcaactggtgctctatcaaaaCTTCCGTCTTTGGTGGAATTACGGTTCCAAAGTTGTTTGTGCTGCAAGGACACTGGGGCATGTTCTAATTTACAAGGACAACACAACTTACAGAGTGAG GTTCAAGAAAAAGATGAGTTCCTTGTAAGTGTGTGTAAGCTAGACCTGAAGAATCCCGCTATCACATTAAAGTATATAACTCATTGTCGCTCGCCCATATGCTTTGAGAAATATTACCGGGAGTACATGATTTCAATGCTCCCTGGTTTGGAAGTTTTGGATAATCTTCCTATCGGAAAGACCGAAAGGGAATTGGCCATGACAACTGCAGAAAAATACTATGAATACTTACCTTACAAGAGACATCACAAAGAAAGTGTTGTTAGTGTTTTGCATAAGCGTGAAATGGGAACAAATGTTATACACTACCAAAGACCATTCAAGCCAAAACAGCTGCATCCTTATAGAAATGGCCAGAATTTTTTCTTGAGGTCCCTTTGCGCTGCCAAAATCGGGTCTTCAATGTGGCCACTCTTACATCCGCTGTCTAAGTTTAGCCACTCATTTAAAACCGAAAACAAGAAGCTTCGTCCAAGGCAGTTTGAGTATCATCCATCAAACCCCAGTCTTATGGTTTTCGGAAGCCTGGATGGTGAAGTAGTTGTTCTCAACCATGAAAACGAGAAAATAGTTGGTTATATCCCATCCGTAGGAAGAGCAATGAGCAGTGTCTTGGGGCTTTGTTGGCTCAACAAAAATCCATCAAAG CTTGTTGCTGGTTCAGATAATGGTTCCTTGAAGTTGTTTGACATCAATTACATGTCACGAGAAGTTTCAGGCTCCTTCTGCAGCTCCAGTGCTGCAACTTTTGACGATTTCGAGCAGTTGACTTCTCTTCATGTAAATTCAACTGATGACCAGCTTCTTGCTAGTAGTTACTCTAAAGGTCTTGCTCTATATGACCTAGCAAGTGGAAAGCGTTTACAGTTGTTCACTAATATTCACCAAGAACCAATCAATGTTTCCAAATTTTCCCACCATTCCCCTTATGTGTTTGCTACTTCATCATTTGACCATGATGTGAAGATGTGGGATTTGAGACAGAATCCAATGCGGCCTTGCTATACAGCTTCAAGCTCAAGAGGAAACGTGATGGTTTGCTTTTCTCCCGACGACCTTTATTTGCTTGTTTCAGCTGTTGACAATGAG GTTAAGCAACTTTTGGCGGCAGATGGGAGGGTTCACATGAATTTTGAAATAGCTGCCACAGGAAGTTCTCATAATTATACTCGTTCATATTACATGAATGGAAGGGACTATATTATCAGCGGGAGTTGTGATGAGAATATAGTTCGCATTTGCTGCGCTCAAACTGGAAAGCGACTGAGGGATGTCCATTTGGAG GATACAGAGTCAGGAAATTCAATATTTGTGCAGTCCTTACGGGGTGATCCTTTCAGG CATTTTCACATGAGTATATTAGCAACCTCGACACGTCCAAGCTCTAAGTGGGAGATTATAAAG GTC
- the LOC114820875 gene encoding protein DWD HYPERSENSITIVE TO UV-B 1-like isoform X4 — protein MIFCGLDLLQGCLACQVFNLRSINIQKLNMVGSFLQLHTLRLDFCTSLASLQKDCFSGMPNLMRLSMCETTIANLMATTGALSKLPSLVELRFQSCLCCKDTGACSNLQGQHNLQSEVQEKDEFLVSVCKLDLKNPAITLKYITHCRSPICFEKYYREYMISMLPGLEVLDNLPIGKTERELAMTTAEKYYEYLPYKRHHKESVVSVLHKREMGTNVIHYQRPFKPKQLHPYRNGQNFFLRSLCAAKIGSSMWPLLHPLSKFSHSFKTENKKLRPRQFEYHPSNPSLMVFGSLDGEVVVLNHENEKIVGYIPSVGRAMSSVLGLCWLNKNPSKLVAGSDNGSLKLFDINYMSREVSGSFCSSSAATFDDFEQLTSLHVNSTDDQLLASSYSKGLALYDLASGKRLQLFTNIHQEPINVSKFSHHSPYVFATSSFDHDVKMWDLRQNPMRPCYTASSSRGNVMVCFSPDDLYLLVSAVDNEVKQLLAADGRVHMNFEIAATGSSHNYTRSYYMNGRDYIISGSCDENIVRICCAQTGKRLRDVHLEDTESGNSIFVQSLRGDPFRHFHMSILATSTRPSSKWEIIKVNLLRSSCYSEEYSSGQCFHPSCCLGG, from the exons ATGATTTTCTGTGGTCT GGATCTCTTACAAGGTTGCTTGGCTTGCCAAGTCTTCAACTTGAGGTCTATTAATATCCAGAAACTCAACATGGTTGGAAGCTTTTTGCAGCTGCATACGCTCCGTCTGGACTTTTGTACTTCACTTGCTAGTTTGCAGAAGGACTGTTTTTCTGGCATGCCTAATTTGATGCGTCTCTCAATGTGCGAGACAACAATTGCTAATCTCATGGCAAcaactggtgctctatcaaaaCTTCCGTCTTTGGTGGAATTACGGTTCCAAAGTTGTTTGTGCTGCAAGGACACTGGGGCATGTTCTAATTTACAAGGACAACACAACTTACAGAGTGAG GTTCAAGAAAAAGATGAGTTCCTTGTAAGTGTGTGTAAGCTAGACCTGAAGAATCCCGCTATCACATTAAAGTATATAACTCATTGTCGCTCGCCCATATGCTTTGAGAAATATTACCGGGAGTACATGATTTCAATGCTCCCTGGTTTGGAAGTTTTGGATAATCTTCCTATCGGAAAGACCGAAAGGGAATTGGCCATGACAACTGCAGAAAAATACTATGAATACTTACCTTACAAGAGACATCACAAAGAAAGTGTTGTTAGTGTTTTGCATAAGCGTGAAATGGGAACAAATGTTATACACTACCAAAGACCATTCAAGCCAAAACAGCTGCATCCTTATAGAAATGGCCAGAATTTTTTCTTGAGGTCCCTTTGCGCTGCCAAAATCGGGTCTTCAATGTGGCCACTCTTACATCCGCTGTCTAAGTTTAGCCACTCATTTAAAACCGAAAACAAGAAGCTTCGTCCAAGGCAGTTTGAGTATCATCCATCAAACCCCAGTCTTATGGTTTTCGGAAGCCTGGATGGTGAAGTAGTTGTTCTCAACCATGAAAACGAGAAAATAGTTGGTTATATCCCATCCGTAGGAAGAGCAATGAGCAGTGTCTTGGGGCTTTGTTGGCTCAACAAAAATCCATCAAAG CTTGTTGCTGGTTCAGATAATGGTTCCTTGAAGTTGTTTGACATCAATTACATGTCACGAGAAGTTTCAGGCTCCTTCTGCAGCTCCAGTGCTGCAACTTTTGACGATTTCGAGCAGTTGACTTCTCTTCATGTAAATTCAACTGATGACCAGCTTCTTGCTAGTAGTTACTCTAAAGGTCTTGCTCTATATGACCTAGCAAGTGGAAAGCGTTTACAGTTGTTCACTAATATTCACCAAGAACCAATCAATGTTTCCAAATTTTCCCACCATTCCCCTTATGTGTTTGCTACTTCATCATTTGACCATGATGTGAAGATGTGGGATTTGAGACAGAATCCAATGCGGCCTTGCTATACAGCTTCAAGCTCAAGAGGAAACGTGATGGTTTGCTTTTCTCCCGACGACCTTTATTTGCTTGTTTCAGCTGTTGACAATGAG GTTAAGCAACTTTTGGCGGCAGATGGGAGGGTTCACATGAATTTTGAAATAGCTGCCACAGGAAGTTCTCATAATTATACTCGTTCATATTACATGAATGGAAGGGACTATATTATCAGCGGGAGTTGTGATGAGAATATAGTTCGCATTTGCTGCGCTCAAACTGGAAAGCGACTGAGGGATGTCCATTTGGAG GATACAGAGTCAGGAAATTCAATATTTGTGCAGTCCTTACGGGGTGATCCTTTCAGG CATTTTCACATGAGTATATTAGCAACCTCGACACGTCCAAGCTCTAAGTGGGAGATTATAAAG GTC
- the LOC114820875 gene encoding protein DWD HYPERSENSITIVE TO UV-B 1-like isoform X2: MNVSSLKARYLDSCQKHEVQPNSAILSWFSQAKIQSSNNEKCSIVISLDQLRDADILPLTNLLMSSDSADIDAVDIFLESNSDLGKENVKTLINAVNLKLRVIDLQDLALGNDFLWDLLQGCLACQVFNLRSINIQKLNMVGSFLQLHTLRLDFCTSLASLQKDCFSGMPNLMRLSMCETTIANLMATTGALSKLPSLVELRFQSCLCCKDTGACSNLQGQHNLQSEVQEKDEFLVSVCKLDLKNPAITLKYITHCRSPICFEKYYREYMISMLPGLEVLDNLPIGKTERELAMTTAEKYYEYLPYKRHHKESVVSVLHKREMGTNVIHYQRPFKPKQLHPYRNGQNFFLRSLCAAKIGSSMWPLLHPLSKFSHSFKTENKKLRPRQFEYHPSNPSLMVFGSLDGEVVVLNHENEKIVGYIPSVGRAMSSVLGLCWLNKNPSKLVAGSDNGSLKLFDINYMSREVSGSFCSSSAATFDDFEQLTSLHVNSTDDQLLASSYSKGLALYDLASGKRLQLFTNIHQEPINVSKFSHHSPYVFATSSFDHDVKMWDLRQNPMRPCYTASSSRGNVMVCFSPDDLYLLVSAVDNEVKQLLAADGRVHMNFEIAATGSSHNYTRSYYMNGRDYIISGSCDENIVRICCAQTGKRLRDVHLEDTESGNSIFVQSLRGDPFRHFHMSILATSTRPSSKWEIIKVNLLRSSCYSEEYSSGQCFHPSCCLGA; encoded by the exons ATGAATGTTTCCAGCTTAAAAGCTCG GTACCTTGACTCTTGCCAAAAACACGAGGTGCAACCCAATTCAGCAATTCTATCATGGTTTTCTCAG GCCAAAATTCAGAGTTCGAACAACGAAAAGTGTAGCATAGTGATTTCGTTAGACCAGCTAAGGGATGCCGATATTTTGCCTCTAACCAACCTACTTATGTCAAGTGACTCGGCTGACATTGATGCCGTTGACATATTTCTGGAATCCAATAGTGACTTGGGCAAAGAAAATGTTAAGACCTTGATAAATGCAGTCAATCTAAAGCTTCGAGTCATCGATCTCCAGGATTTGGCATTGGGGAATGATTTTCTGTG GGATCTCTTACAAGGTTGCTTGGCTTGCCAAGTCTTCAACTTGAGGTCTATTAATATCCAGAAACTCAACATGGTTGGAAGCTTTTTGCAGCTGCATACGCTCCGTCTGGACTTTTGTACTTCACTTGCTAGTTTGCAGAAGGACTGTTTTTCTGGCATGCCTAATTTGATGCGTCTCTCAATGTGCGAGACAACAATTGCTAATCTCATGGCAAcaactggtgctctatcaaaaCTTCCGTCTTTGGTGGAATTACGGTTCCAAAGTTGTTTGTGCTGCAAGGACACTGGGGCATGTTCTAATTTACAAGGACAACACAACTTACAGAGTGAG GTTCAAGAAAAAGATGAGTTCCTTGTAAGTGTGTGTAAGCTAGACCTGAAGAATCCCGCTATCACATTAAAGTATATAACTCATTGTCGCTCGCCCATATGCTTTGAGAAATATTACCGGGAGTACATGATTTCAATGCTCCCTGGTTTGGAAGTTTTGGATAATCTTCCTATCGGAAAGACCGAAAGGGAATTGGCCATGACAACTGCAGAAAAATACTATGAATACTTACCTTACAAGAGACATCACAAAGAAAGTGTTGTTAGTGTTTTGCATAAGCGTGAAATGGGAACAAATGTTATACACTACCAAAGACCATTCAAGCCAAAACAGCTGCATCCTTATAGAAATGGCCAGAATTTTTTCTTGAGGTCCCTTTGCGCTGCCAAAATCGGGTCTTCAATGTGGCCACTCTTACATCCGCTGTCTAAGTTTAGCCACTCATTTAAAACCGAAAACAAGAAGCTTCGTCCAAGGCAGTTTGAGTATCATCCATCAAACCCCAGTCTTATGGTTTTCGGAAGCCTGGATGGTGAAGTAGTTGTTCTCAACCATGAAAACGAGAAAATAGTTGGTTATATCCCATCCGTAGGAAGAGCAATGAGCAGTGTCTTGGGGCTTTGTTGGCTCAACAAAAATCCATCAAAG CTTGTTGCTGGTTCAGATAATGGTTCCTTGAAGTTGTTTGACATCAATTACATGTCACGAGAAGTTTCAGGCTCCTTCTGCAGCTCCAGTGCTGCAACTTTTGACGATTTCGAGCAGTTGACTTCTCTTCATGTAAATTCAACTGATGACCAGCTTCTTGCTAGTAGTTACTCTAAAGGTCTTGCTCTATATGACCTAGCAAGTGGAAAGCGTTTACAGTTGTTCACTAATATTCACCAAGAACCAATCAATGTTTCCAAATTTTCCCACCATTCCCCTTATGTGTTTGCTACTTCATCATTTGACCATGATGTGAAGATGTGGGATTTGAGACAGAATCCAATGCGGCCTTGCTATACAGCTTCAAGCTCAAGAGGAAACGTGATGGTTTGCTTTTCTCCCGACGACCTTTATTTGCTTGTTTCAGCTGTTGACAATGAG GTTAAGCAACTTTTGGCGGCAGATGGGAGGGTTCACATGAATTTTGAAATAGCTGCCACAGGAAGTTCTCATAATTATACTCGTTCATATTACATGAATGGAAGGGACTATATTATCAGCGGGAGTTGTGATGAGAATATAGTTCGCATTTGCTGCGCTCAAACTGGAAAGCGACTGAGGGATGTCCATTTGGAG GATACAGAGTCAGGAAATTCAATATTTGTGCAGTCCTTACGGGGTGATCCTTTCAGG CATTTTCACATGAGTATATTAGCAACCTCGACACGTCCAAGCTCTAAGTGGGAGATTATAAAG GTC
- the LOC114820875 gene encoding protein DWD HYPERSENSITIVE TO UV-B 1-like isoform X3, whose product MSSDSADIDAVDIFLESNSDLGKENVKTLINAVNLKLRVIDLQDLALGNDFLWDLLQGCLACQVFNLRSINIQKLNMVGSFLQLHTLRLDFCTSLASLQKDCFSGMPNLMRLSMCETTIANLMATTGALSKLPSLVELRFQSCLCCKDTGACSNLQGQHNLQSEVQEKDEFLVSVCKLDLKNPAITLKYITHCRSPICFEKYYREYMISMLPGLEVLDNLPIGKTERELAMTTAEKYYEYLPYKRHHKESVVSVLHKREMGTNVIHYQRPFKPKQLHPYRNGQNFFLRSLCAAKIGSSMWPLLHPLSKFSHSFKTENKKLRPRQFEYHPSNPSLMVFGSLDGEVVVLNHENEKIVGYIPSVGRAMSSVLGLCWLNKNPSKLVAGSDNGSLKLFDINYMSREVSGSFCSSSAATFDDFEQLTSLHVNSTDDQLLASSYSKGLALYDLASGKRLQLFTNIHQEPINVSKFSHHSPYVFATSSFDHDVKMWDLRQNPMRPCYTASSSRGNVMVCFSPDDLYLLVSAVDNEVKQLLAADGRVHMNFEIAATGSSHNYTRSYYMNGRDYIISGSCDENIVRICCAQTGKRLRDVHLEDTESGNSIFVQSLRGDPFRHFHMSILATSTRPSSKWEIIKVNLLRSSCYSEEYSSGQCFHPSCCLGG is encoded by the exons ATGTCAAGTGACTCGGCTGACATTGATGCCGTTGACATATTTCTGGAATCCAATAGTGACTTGGGCAAAGAAAATGTTAAGACCTTGATAAATGCAGTCAATCTAAAGCTTCGAGTCATCGATCTCCAGGATTTGGCATTGGGGAATGATTTTCTGTG GGATCTCTTACAAGGTTGCTTGGCTTGCCAAGTCTTCAACTTGAGGTCTATTAATATCCAGAAACTCAACATGGTTGGAAGCTTTTTGCAGCTGCATACGCTCCGTCTGGACTTTTGTACTTCACTTGCTAGTTTGCAGAAGGACTGTTTTTCTGGCATGCCTAATTTGATGCGTCTCTCAATGTGCGAGACAACAATTGCTAATCTCATGGCAAcaactggtgctctatcaaaaCTTCCGTCTTTGGTGGAATTACGGTTCCAAAGTTGTTTGTGCTGCAAGGACACTGGGGCATGTTCTAATTTACAAGGACAACACAACTTACAGAGTGAG GTTCAAGAAAAAGATGAGTTCCTTGTAAGTGTGTGTAAGCTAGACCTGAAGAATCCCGCTATCACATTAAAGTATATAACTCATTGTCGCTCGCCCATATGCTTTGAGAAATATTACCGGGAGTACATGATTTCAATGCTCCCTGGTTTGGAAGTTTTGGATAATCTTCCTATCGGAAAGACCGAAAGGGAATTGGCCATGACAACTGCAGAAAAATACTATGAATACTTACCTTACAAGAGACATCACAAAGAAAGTGTTGTTAGTGTTTTGCATAAGCGTGAAATGGGAACAAATGTTATACACTACCAAAGACCATTCAAGCCAAAACAGCTGCATCCTTATAGAAATGGCCAGAATTTTTTCTTGAGGTCCCTTTGCGCTGCCAAAATCGGGTCTTCAATGTGGCCACTCTTACATCCGCTGTCTAAGTTTAGCCACTCATTTAAAACCGAAAACAAGAAGCTTCGTCCAAGGCAGTTTGAGTATCATCCATCAAACCCCAGTCTTATGGTTTTCGGAAGCCTGGATGGTGAAGTAGTTGTTCTCAACCATGAAAACGAGAAAATAGTTGGTTATATCCCATCCGTAGGAAGAGCAATGAGCAGTGTCTTGGGGCTTTGTTGGCTCAACAAAAATCCATCAAAG CTTGTTGCTGGTTCAGATAATGGTTCCTTGAAGTTGTTTGACATCAATTACATGTCACGAGAAGTTTCAGGCTCCTTCTGCAGCTCCAGTGCTGCAACTTTTGACGATTTCGAGCAGTTGACTTCTCTTCATGTAAATTCAACTGATGACCAGCTTCTTGCTAGTAGTTACTCTAAAGGTCTTGCTCTATATGACCTAGCAAGTGGAAAGCGTTTACAGTTGTTCACTAATATTCACCAAGAACCAATCAATGTTTCCAAATTTTCCCACCATTCCCCTTATGTGTTTGCTACTTCATCATTTGACCATGATGTGAAGATGTGGGATTTGAGACAGAATCCAATGCGGCCTTGCTATACAGCTTCAAGCTCAAGAGGAAACGTGATGGTTTGCTTTTCTCCCGACGACCTTTATTTGCTTGTTTCAGCTGTTGACAATGAG GTTAAGCAACTTTTGGCGGCAGATGGGAGGGTTCACATGAATTTTGAAATAGCTGCCACAGGAAGTTCTCATAATTATACTCGTTCATATTACATGAATGGAAGGGACTATATTATCAGCGGGAGTTGTGATGAGAATATAGTTCGCATTTGCTGCGCTCAAACTGGAAAGCGACTGAGGGATGTCCATTTGGAG GATACAGAGTCAGGAAATTCAATATTTGTGCAGTCCTTACGGGGTGATCCTTTCAGG CATTTTCACATGAGTATATTAGCAACCTCGACACGTCCAAGCTCTAAGTGGGAGATTATAAAG GTC